Proteins co-encoded in one Octopus sinensis linkage group LG6, ASM634580v1, whole genome shotgun sequence genomic window:
- the LOC115213058 gene encoding histone-lysine N-methyltransferase SETMAR-like isoform X2, whose protein sequence is MEKAFIMNDEKGEIRAILCYLWKKGLSAKVAAEEINDVEGPGTVDEHMAQKWFRRFKECNISLKDKPRSGKPSVVEDETLLEVVEQPNTSTRTLLAERGPSQVPHELTNDQVHQCVKRTRGKREKRKKEREKK, encoded by the coding sequence CTTTCATAATGAATGATGAAAAGGGTGAAATTAGAGCCATTTTATGCTACCTTTGGAAAAAAGGACTGAGTGCAAAGGTAGCAGCAGAAGAAATTAATGATGTGGAAGGCCCAGGAACTGTTGACGAACATATGGCACaaaagtggttcagacgtttcaagGAATGCAACATCAGCCTCAAAGACAAACCAAGGTCAGGGAAACCTTCTGTTGTGGAAGATGAAACTTTGCTTGAAGTGGTTGAACAACCAAACACAAGCACTCGTACGTTGTTGGCAGAACGTGGTCCTTCACAAGTTCCTCATGAACTGACTAATGACCAGGTTCACCAGTGTGTGAAAAGAACaagggggaagagagaaaaaagaaaaaaggagagagaaaaaaagtaa
- the LOC115213058 gene encoding histone-lysine N-methyltransferase SETMAR-like isoform X1, whose translation MFSLVDNRVPAFIMNDEKGEIRAILCYLWKKGLSAKVAAEEINDVEGPGTVDEHMAQKWFRRFKECNISLKDKPRSGKPSVVEDETLLEVVEQPNTSTRTLLAERGPSQVPHELTNDQVHQCVKRTRGKREKRKKEREKK comes from the coding sequence CTTTCATAATGAATGATGAAAAGGGTGAAATTAGAGCCATTTTATGCTACCTTTGGAAAAAAGGACTGAGTGCAAAGGTAGCAGCAGAAGAAATTAATGATGTGGAAGGCCCAGGAACTGTTGACGAACATATGGCACaaaagtggttcagacgtttcaagGAATGCAACATCAGCCTCAAAGACAAACCAAGGTCAGGGAAACCTTCTGTTGTGGAAGATGAAACTTTGCTTGAAGTGGTTGAACAACCAAACACAAGCACTCGTACGTTGTTGGCAGAACGTGGTCCTTCACAAGTTCCTCATGAACTGACTAATGACCAGGTTCACCAGTGTGTGAAAAGAACaagggggaagagagaaaaaagaaaaaaggagagagaaaaaaagtaa